A genomic region of Runella rosea contains the following coding sequences:
- a CDS encoding uroporphyrinogen-III synthase: MSETILMQQDRLNKVESILVTQARPTDEKSPYFELERRYSVKVDFRPFIEVQGISFKDFRKQRINIMEHTAIIFTSRNAVDNFFRICKEAKLEMPAEMKYFCVTEQTANYLQKYIQIRKRKIFSGQKTAADLLDLIKKHKTEKFLFPCSDKRRNDIPEFMGNYELHLTEAVMYETVSSNLSDLTEVFYDVICFFSPSGITSLFHNFPDFKQNKTRIAAFGPTTAKAVADAGLILDIEAPMPNAPSMTGALEIYIKKANNI; the protein is encoded by the coding sequence ATGAGCGAAACGATTTTGATGCAACAAGACCGGTTGAATAAAGTAGAGAGCATTTTGGTCACCCAAGCTCGGCCAACTGATGAAAAGTCCCCTTATTTTGAGTTAGAGCGCAGGTACAGCGTAAAGGTCGATTTTCGCCCTTTTATCGAAGTTCAGGGTATTTCTTTTAAGGATTTTCGTAAGCAACGAATTAACATCATGGAGCATACGGCTATTATTTTTACCAGCCGTAATGCCGTAGACAATTTCTTCCGTATTTGTAAGGAAGCTAAGTTGGAAATGCCTGCCGAAATGAAATATTTCTGCGTAACTGAGCAAACTGCCAACTATCTTCAAAAGTATATTCAAATACGCAAACGGAAGATTTTTTCAGGTCAAAAAACCGCTGCTGATTTGTTAGACTTAATCAAGAAACACAAAACCGAAAAGTTTTTGTTTCCATGTTCTGACAAACGGCGCAACGACATCCCCGAATTCATGGGAAATTACGAGTTACACCTCACCGAGGCGGTAATGTACGAAACCGTGTCTTCAAATTTGTCGGATTTGACAGAAGTGTTTTACGATGTTATTTGCTTTTTCAGTCCTTCTGGAATTACCTCACTATTCCATAACTTCCCTGATTTTAAGCAAAATAAAACTCGGATAGCCGCTTTCGGTCCTACGACCGCAAAAGCCGTCGCGGATGCAGGCTTGATTTTAGATATTGAGGCTCCAATGCCCAATGCTCCTTCAATGACTGGGGCGTTGGAAATATATATCAAAAAAGCCAATAATATCTAA
- a CDS encoding DUF4271 domain-containing protein, which yields MTKKVVHRFKYIVWLLLFSCIAPLWAEVGPDKQYFLVKNLAQDWLVYDQREKEYVPYVAEQHGNQLSVNTLVDLESNLHYELLLYVEKNNYLFLNGSLQENLKAGSWRVMKIDSLYKIFRRPQLMITIYGTPGQAGKVVIIGHRKAAVEKLITIEEESFLNLKPREQASIANFFILGILLLFTFAAFLFNTSPRAFNRIYSLPDLFQMDFRDDSFMINKPFSRTNILFVVLLSLELAYLYLFTQDKEYNLFSSKELLATGQAFSDTWLNYLKIAFICFLGFIGKYVGLYILGTLYRLEGVANMHYFKVLQSSLLFFTALILLASVASFYIVDWSPIIRSVLIIPVIVFYVFRTILIFFTISNSTTVKNLYLISYLCIVELIPIIIGVRYAL from the coding sequence ATGACGAAGAAAGTTGTTCATAGGTTTAAATATATTGTATGGCTGCTGTTGTTTAGCTGCATTGCTCCCCTTTGGGCAGAAGTAGGGCCAGACAAGCAGTATTTCCTCGTGAAAAATTTGGCGCAAGATTGGCTTGTCTATGATCAGCGAGAAAAAGAATACGTTCCTTACGTGGCCGAACAGCACGGTAATCAGCTGTCGGTTAATACTCTGGTGGACTTGGAAAGTAACCTGCATTATGAACTGCTGTTGTACGTTGAAAAAAATAATTATCTGTTTCTGAATGGCTCATTGCAGGAAAACCTCAAGGCGGGAAGCTGGCGAGTCATGAAAATAGATAGTCTTTATAAAATATTCAGGCGCCCACAATTGATGATTACGATATATGGAACGCCTGGGCAGGCTGGTAAAGTCGTCATTATCGGTCACCGAAAGGCGGCGGTTGAAAAACTGATTACGATTGAGGAAGAATCGTTTTTGAACCTAAAACCCCGAGAGCAAGCCTCGATTGCTAATTTTTTCATTTTGGGAATTTTGCTTCTGTTTACTTTTGCCGCTTTCCTATTCAATACATCTCCCCGGGCTTTTAATCGGATTTATAGTCTTCCAGATTTATTTCAGATGGACTTCAGGGATGATTCATTTATGATCAATAAACCCTTTAGCCGAACCAACATTCTATTTGTGGTTCTGCTTAGTCTGGAATTAGCTTACTTGTATTTGTTTACGCAGGATAAAGAATATAATCTGTTTTCATCAAAAGAATTATTGGCAACTGGACAGGCGTTTTCTGATACTTGGTTAAATTACTTAAAAATAGCATTTATCTGTTTTCTGGGATTTATAGGGAAATATGTTGGTTTGTATATTTTAGGGACTTTATACCGATTGGAAGGCGTAGCTAATATGCATTATTTCAAGGTTTTACAGTCTTCTTTGTTGTTTTTTACCGCCCTCATATTACTTGCCTCCGTGGCTTCTTTTTACATTGTTGACTGGTCGCCCATCATCCGTTCGGTACTCATTATTCCAGTAATTGTTTTTTATGTTTTTCGAACCATTTTAATCTTCTTTACAATTAGCAACAGCACAACTGTTAAAAATCTATATTTAATTTCGTACCTTTGCATTGTTGAATTAATCCCCATCATCATCGGGGTAAGGTATGCCCTATAA
- the sucD gene encoding succinate--CoA ligase subunit alpha yields MSVLVNKNSKIIVQGFTGSEGTFHAQQMIEYGTNVVGGVTPGKGGQSHLDRPVFNTVADAVNTTGADVSIIFVPPAFAADAIMEAADAGIKVIVCITEGIPTKDMMLAKEYITTKDCRLIGPNCPGVMTADECKVGIMPGFIFKKGTIGIVSKSGTLTYEAVDQLTKAGLGQTTAIGIGGDPIIGTTTKEAVELLMNDPETEGIVMIGEIGGSMEADAAYWIKANGTKPVVGFIAGQTAPKGRRMGHAGAIIGGADDTAAAKMRIMSECGIFVVESPALIGETMLKALGRN; encoded by the coding sequence ATGAGCGTATTAGTCAATAAAAACTCAAAGATAATTGTGCAGGGCTTCACAGGCTCTGAAGGTACTTTTCATGCCCAACAAATGATTGAGTACGGAACAAATGTTGTAGGTGGAGTGACTCCAGGCAAAGGCGGTCAAAGTCACCTCGATCGTCCCGTCTTCAACACTGTTGCGGATGCCGTAAATACGACAGGTGCCGATGTGTCAATCATTTTTGTGCCGCCGGCTTTTGCCGCCGACGCCATCATGGAAGCCGCCGATGCCGGTATCAAAGTAATTGTATGTATTACAGAAGGTATTCCGACCAAAGACATGATGTTGGCGAAAGAATACATCACGACAAAAGACTGCCGTCTCATTGGTCCGAACTGCCCAGGAGTAATGACAGCCGACGAATGTAAGGTGGGAATTATGCCTGGTTTTATCTTCAAAAAAGGAACCATCGGCATCGTTTCTAAGTCAGGTACATTGACCTACGAAGCGGTTGATCAGTTGACAAAAGCAGGCCTTGGCCAAACCACTGCCATTGGAATTGGAGGCGACCCGATCATTGGTACAACTACCAAAGAAGCGGTAGAGTTGCTCATGAATGACCCCGAAACGGAAGGAATTGTGATGATAGGAGAAATCGGAGGAAGCATGGAAGCCGATGCCGCCTATTGGATTAAAGCAAACGGTACTAAGCCAGTTGTTGGTTTTATTGCTGGTCAAACTGCCCCTAAAGGCCGCCGTATGGGCCACGCAGGAGCCATTATCGGTGGTGCTGATGATACAGCTGCGGCTAAGATGCGCATCATGAGTGAGTGCGGTATCTTCGTGGTAGAATCGCCGGCGTTGATTGGCGAAACAATGTTGAAAGCCTTAGGTCGTAACTAA
- a CDS encoding DUF6962 family protein → MIQLSNAFSDAVVATVCIVVFFKFFAYVPFHNRLLWGVFLVTVSLAAGAGVFRYLGFQQLTDTHRSLSTLAGSAGLASVVVAIWGLVMRQTISRSTVILTLSCGLILFVFLLYPSFQVFSSVVQAFTMLVVMLIAVFGLMQKYQKAIWIVIGVMILGIATKVATQHLPFSPIDVYHYALAAMVFCFGKAV, encoded by the coding sequence ATGATTCAACTCTCCAACGCCTTTTCAGACGCTGTCGTAGCCACTGTATGCATTGTCGTTTTTTTTAAATTCTTTGCTTATGTTCCCTTCCATAATCGCCTCCTCTGGGGTGTATTTTTAGTAACCGTTTCATTGGCGGCGGGTGCAGGTGTATTCCGTTATTTGGGGTTTCAGCAATTAACCGATACCCATCGCTCACTTTCAACACTCGCAGGTAGCGCCGGGCTTGCAAGTGTAGTGGTTGCCATTTGGGGGTTAGTGATGCGCCAGACCATCTCCCGTTCTACCGTCATTTTAACCCTCTCCTGCGGGCTTATTTTATTCGTTTTTCTGCTCTACCCTTCTTTTCAAGTTTTCAGCTCCGTTGTGCAGGCTTTTACCATGCTTGTTGTGATGTTGATTGCAGTTTTCGGACTTATGCAAAAATACCAAAAAGCCATCTGGATTGTGATTGGGGTGATGATTTTGGGCATCGCTACCAAAGTTGCCACCCAACACTTGCCTTTCAGTCCAATAGATGTATATCACTACGCATTGGCCGCCATGGTTTTTTGTTTTGGCAAAGCCGTGTAA
- a CDS encoding mandelate racemase/muconate lactonizing enzyme family protein — protein sequence MSTITRIEVYKFNIPLQAPVTIAIGTIEEARNILVKIYTSDGLYGTGEGAPFWMIVGETQATAYAAAYDLAKLLIGKDPLDIEGCLAALDRYLSGNPTVKSAFDMALYDLAAKYANMPLYQFLGGTNRSIVTDETIYIAQPEVMAADAVKIKERGAEAIKVKLGTNAKDDIRRIAAIREAIGDAIPLRTDANQGWDYISALTVLNTIADWNVEYCEQPVKHWDYAHLARLRQNARVPICADESLFSPQDAIKLVTQQAVDFFNIKLSKSGGLRNAVKINAIAEAAGIKCMIGCMSESRLGISANAHFASALQNVVFYDLDSPFEHAQNPVLGGIHYQNHYQVIIPDLPGHGAEVEEDFLRRMESFVVE from the coding sequence ATGTCCACAATCACCCGCATTGAAGTCTATAAATTTAATATTCCGCTACAAGCTCCCGTCACGATTGCGATTGGAACGATTGAGGAAGCCCGCAATATTCTGGTCAAAATTTATACCTCAGATGGGCTTTATGGTACGGGCGAAGGTGCCCCCTTTTGGATGATAGTGGGGGAGACCCAAGCTACTGCCTATGCGGCAGCTTATGATTTGGCCAAATTGCTGATTGGTAAAGACCCATTGGACATAGAAGGCTGCTTGGCGGCTCTAGACCGTTATCTGAGCGGAAACCCGACCGTAAAAAGTGCATTTGACATGGCGTTGTATGACTTGGCTGCGAAGTACGCCAATATGCCTTTGTATCAGTTTTTGGGCGGCACAAATCGTTCGATTGTTACTGATGAAACAATTTACATCGCTCAACCAGAGGTAATGGCGGCCGATGCCGTTAAAATAAAGGAACGTGGTGCGGAAGCGATTAAAGTAAAATTAGGAACAAACGCCAAAGATGATATTCGGCGTATTGCCGCCATTCGTGAAGCTATTGGCGACGCAATTCCGCTCCGTACCGATGCCAATCAGGGGTGGGATTACATCAGCGCGCTTACGGTTCTGAATACGATTGCCGACTGGAATGTGGAGTACTGCGAACAGCCTGTAAAACATTGGGACTACGCCCATTTGGCGCGGCTTCGACAAAACGCCCGCGTGCCCATTTGCGCCGATGAGTCGCTGTTTTCTCCGCAAGATGCCATTAAATTGGTGACCCAACAGGCCGTAGATTTTTTCAATATAAAACTTTCAAAAAGTGGCGGCTTGCGCAATGCGGTCAAAATCAACGCCATTGCCGAAGCAGCAGGCATCAAGTGTATGATTGGATGTATGTCGGAATCGCGTTTGGGAATTTCGGCCAATGCCCATTTTGCATCTGCTTTGCAAAACGTCGTTTTTTATGATTTAGATTCTCCTTTTGAACACGCCCAAAATCCTGTACTTGGCGGTATTCATTACCAAAATCATTATCAGGTAATTATTCCAGATTTGCCGGGCCACGGTGCCGAGGTAGAAGAAGATTTTTTGCGACGTATGGAATCGTTTGTCGTGGAATAA
- a CDS encoding thiamine diphosphokinase: MSSHHVVREKQEPALLIANGEGCSFELMGQLLEWSPFVVVLDHAIHRVLDLGIKVDVLLGDFDHNVDIDEIASRHYPLEIVHAPDQDKTDLEKGIEFLIERGFPAVNIVWATGRRADHSLTNMTNIVRYKDQIKIVMLDDYSKIFPLVGTFEKWYVKGTPISLVPVGLVEGIQTEGLKYNLQGDYLRLGYRSGNSNEAAEDGFVKISASEGDLLIMECWD; the protein is encoded by the coding sequence ATGTCCTCACACCACGTTGTTCGCGAAAAGCAGGAACCGGCCCTTTTGATTGCCAACGGCGAGGGCTGTAGTTTTGAACTGATGGGGCAATTGCTCGAATGGTCGCCGTTTGTTGTCGTGCTCGACCACGCCATTCATCGGGTATTGGATTTAGGAATAAAGGTGGATGTATTGTTGGGTGATTTTGACCACAATGTTGACATTGATGAAATCGCCTCCCGACATTATCCGCTCGAAATTGTCCATGCGCCCGACCAAGACAAAACGGATCTGGAAAAAGGAATTGAATTTTTGATAGAACGGGGATTTCCAGCGGTAAATATTGTATGGGCTACGGGCCGCCGGGCTGACCATAGCCTCACAAATATGACCAACATTGTTCGCTACAAAGATCAAATCAAAATCGTGATGCTAGACGATTACTCTAAGATTTTTCCGTTGGTTGGTACCTTTGAAAAATGGTACGTAAAAGGCACACCCATTTCGCTGGTGCCCGTCGGTTTGGTGGAAGGAATCCAAACGGAGGGCTTAAAATATAACCTTCAAGGAGATTATTTGCGGCTCGGCTATCGAAGTGGAAACAGCAACGAAGCAGCAGAAGATGGTTTTGTGAAAATCTCGGCGAGCGAAGGAGACCTGTTGATTATGGAATGTTGGGATTGA